The following are encoded in a window of Corynebacterium marinum DSM 44953 genomic DNA:
- the rraA gene encoding ribonuclease E activity regulator RraA: MTTFIATADLVDIIGEDVRSCDTQFQNFGGVTDFSGPITTIKCFQDNGLVKQTLNTPNPGGVLVVDGDSSLHTALMGDMIAAAGVDNGWAGVVILGAIRDSAVVGTMKFGTKALGTNPRKSAKDAAGEKDVTVSFGGVDFVPGHILYADADGIVVTEQPVEAPAA, from the coding sequence ATGACCACCTTCATCGCCACCGCAGACCTGGTCGACATCATCGGCGAAGACGTCCGTTCCTGCGACACCCAGTTCCAGAACTTCGGTGGGGTCACCGACTTCTCCGGCCCGATCACCACCATCAAGTGCTTCCAGGACAACGGCCTGGTCAAGCAGACCCTCAACACCCCGAACCCGGGCGGCGTGCTGGTCGTCGACGGGGACTCCTCCCTCCACACCGCCCTCATGGGCGACATGATCGCCGCCGCCGGCGTGGACAACGGCTGGGCGGGCGTGGTCATCCTGGGCGCCATCCGCGACTCCGCCGTGGTGGGCACCATGAAGTTCGGTACCAAGGCCCTGGGGACCAACCCCCGCAAGTCCGCCAAGGACGCCGCAGGCGAGAAGGACGTCACCGTCTCCTTCGGCGGCGTCGACTTCGTGCCCGGCCACATCCTCTACGCCGACGCCGACGGCATCGTCGTCACCGAGCAGCCGGTCGAAGCCCCGGCGGCCTAA
- the aceA gene encoding isocitrate lyase: protein MTTTGQARTAAEIQKDWDENPRWEGITRDYTAEQVEQLQGNVIEENTLARRGAEILWDKVSKRDGSYINSLGALTGNMAVQQVRAGLQAVYLSGWQVAGDANLSGHTYPDQSLYPANSVPSVVRRINNALLRADEISRVEGDDSVDNWLVPIVADGEAGFGGALNVYELQKAMITAGAAGTHWEDQLASEKKCGHLGGKVLIPTQQHIRTLTSARLAADVADTPTVVIARTDAEAATLITSDVDERDKPFITGERTAEGYYHVKNGLEPCIARAKSYAPYADMIWMETGTPDLELAKKFADGVHEEFPDQLLSYNCSPSFNWSAHLDADEIAKFQKELGAMGFTFQFITLAGFHSLNYGMFDLAYGYAREGMPAFVDLQNREFKAAEERGFTAVKHQREVGAGYFDTIATTVDPLSSTTALKGSTEEGQFH from the coding sequence ATGACCACTACCGGCCAGGCACGTACCGCAGCTGAAATCCAGAAGGACTGGGACGAGAACCCGCGCTGGGAAGGCATCACGCGCGATTACACCGCTGAGCAGGTGGAGCAGCTCCAGGGCAACGTCATCGAGGAGAACACCCTCGCACGACGCGGCGCTGAGATCCTGTGGGACAAGGTCTCCAAGCGCGACGGCTCCTACATCAACTCCCTCGGCGCCCTCACCGGCAACATGGCCGTGCAGCAGGTCCGCGCCGGCCTCCAGGCTGTCTACCTCTCCGGCTGGCAGGTCGCAGGTGACGCCAACCTCTCCGGCCACACCTACCCGGACCAGTCCCTGTACCCGGCCAACTCCGTGCCGAGCGTCGTCCGCCGCATCAACAACGCTCTGCTGCGCGCCGACGAGATCTCCCGCGTCGAGGGCGACGACTCCGTCGACAACTGGCTCGTCCCGATCGTCGCTGACGGCGAGGCCGGCTTCGGTGGCGCCCTGAACGTCTACGAGCTCCAGAAGGCCATGATCACCGCTGGTGCCGCCGGCACCCACTGGGAGGATCAGCTCGCTTCGGAGAAGAAGTGCGGCCACCTCGGCGGCAAGGTCCTCATCCCGACCCAGCAGCACATCCGCACCCTGACCTCCGCTCGCCTGGCCGCTGACGTCGCCGACACCCCGACCGTCGTCATCGCCCGCACCGACGCCGAGGCCGCCACCCTGATCACCTCCGACGTTGACGAGCGCGACAAGCCGTTCATCACCGGCGAGCGCACCGCTGAGGGCTACTACCACGTGAAGAACGGCCTCGAGCCCTGCATCGCACGTGCGAAGTCCTACGCTCCCTACGCAGACATGATCTGGATGGAGACCGGTACCCCGGACCTCGAGCTGGCCAAGAAGTTCGCCGACGGCGTCCACGAGGAGTTCCCGGACCAGCTGCTGTCCTACAACTGCTCCCCGTCCTTCAACTGGTCCGCGCACCTCGACGCAGACGAGATCGCCAAGTTCCAGAAGGAACTGGGCGCGATGGGCTTCACCTTCCAGTTCATCACCCTGGCAGGCTTCCACTCCCTGAACTACGGCATGTTCGACCTGGCCTACGGCTACGCCCGCGAGGGCATGCCCGCCTTCGTCGACCTGCAGAACCGCGAGTTCAAGGCAGCCGAGGAGCGCGGCTTCACCGCCGTCAAGCACCAGCGTGAGGTTGGCGCCGGCTACTTCGACACCATCGCCACCACCGTCGACCCGCTGTCCTCCACCACTGCGCTGAAGGGCTCCACCGAGGAAGGCCAGTTCCACTAG
- a CDS encoding membrane protein: MFHAVSYALLDSLNALLIGVIVALGVMLPRTGRYRRIVTLLIAGDWLGVFLLALVTLLIFDGISDLVQEALESPVFGILLIAVGLLTLVMTVRGAGDGDSTLVRRLLKPLQEPSAKTFAVGLLLGLVQSATSVPFFAGLAYLSTSGFGPEVRYVGLFFYASLALSLPALSAVFVGMVRAHPYSPFGLAFEQMRTRREFVVKLAGYLVAVALTLFGIGALI; encoded by the coding sequence TTGTTCCACGCTGTGTCCTATGCGTTGCTGGATTCCCTCAACGCACTGCTCATCGGTGTCATCGTCGCCCTCGGAGTGATGCTGCCGCGCACCGGCCGTTACCGGCGCATCGTCACCCTGCTCATCGCCGGCGACTGGTTGGGGGTGTTCCTCCTCGCGCTGGTGACGCTGCTCATTTTCGACGGCATCAGCGATCTCGTGCAGGAGGCCCTCGAATCGCCCGTGTTCGGCATCCTGCTCATCGCGGTCGGCCTGCTCACTCTCGTGATGACCGTCCGCGGCGCCGGGGACGGGGACTCCACTCTGGTGCGCAGACTACTCAAGCCGTTGCAGGAGCCGTCCGCGAAGACCTTTGCCGTGGGTCTCCTCCTCGGCCTGGTGCAGTCGGCGACTTCAGTCCCCTTCTTCGCCGGTCTGGCCTATCTCTCCACCAGCGGCTTCGGGCCGGAGGTCCGCTACGTCGGGCTCTTCTTCTACGCCAGCCTGGCGCTCAGCCTGCCCGCGCTTTCAGCCGTCTTCGTCGGGATGGTGAGGGCCCACCCCTACAGTCCCTTCGGGCTCGCCTTCGAACAGATGCGGACCCGCCGGGAGTTCGTGGTCAAGCTCGCCGGGTATCTCGTCGCCGTGGCGCTCACGCTCTTCGGCATCGGGGCCCTGATCTGA
- a CDS encoding 3-hydroxyisobutyryl-CoA hydrolase, which translates to MTTQTDSPVLVSVRHHTGVLELNRPRALNSLNPEMIGIITRALEQWRDDDSVAQVLITSVSPKAFCAGGDVRHVRDGILAGKEEEMDRFFSDEYSMNHMIASYPKPYVAVLDGIVMGGGLGVSAHGSHRVITERAWASMPEMAIGYITDVGISYASQRWPGSSPAMGAFIGLTGYRLTEADMMEVGLATHLIDDAGDFIEDLVGLGVDNALDEHTIEVEEDARLAGWRDDIEATFSHGSWADIDAALDAHGNQEFVQEVRALMAKGSPSATVATAELYAANRSAADLRAGLDNEERLGELLRRQPDFLEGVRAVLIDKTQDAEFTPAHEPAVYREVLR; encoded by the coding sequence ATGACCACACAGACTGACTCGCCCGTGCTCGTCTCCGTCCGCCACCATACCGGCGTCCTGGAACTCAACCGTCCCAGGGCTCTCAACAGCCTCAACCCCGAGATGATCGGCATCATCACCCGGGCTCTGGAACAGTGGCGGGACGACGATTCAGTCGCCCAGGTGCTCATCACTTCCGTCTCACCGAAGGCCTTCTGCGCCGGCGGCGACGTCCGCCACGTCCGCGACGGCATCCTCGCGGGGAAAGAGGAGGAGATGGACCGGTTCTTCTCCGACGAGTACTCGATGAACCACATGATCGCCTCCTACCCGAAGCCCTACGTGGCGGTCCTCGACGGCATCGTCATGGGCGGCGGGCTCGGCGTCTCCGCCCACGGCTCCCACCGGGTGATCACGGAACGCGCGTGGGCCTCGATGCCGGAGATGGCCATCGGCTACATCACGGACGTCGGCATCTCCTACGCCTCCCAGCGCTGGCCGGGCTCCTCGCCCGCCATGGGTGCCTTCATCGGGCTCACCGGTTACCGGCTCACGGAGGCCGACATGATGGAGGTCGGCCTGGCCACCCACCTGATCGACGACGCCGGTGACTTCATCGAGGACCTCGTCGGGCTCGGGGTCGACAACGCCCTGGACGAGCACACCATCGAGGTGGAGGAGGATGCCCGGCTGGCGGGGTGGCGCGACGACATCGAGGCGACCTTCTCGCACGGCTCCTGGGCGGATATCGACGCCGCCCTCGACGCGCACGGCAACCAGGAATTCGTCCAGGAGGTCCGGGCTCTCATGGCGAAGGGATCCCCCTCGGCGACCGTCGCCACCGCCGAGCTCTACGCCGCCAACCGGTCGGCCGCGGACCTGCGCGCCGGACTGGACAACGAGGAGCGCCTCGGTGAACTGCTCCGCCGTCAGCCGGACTTCCTCGAAGGGGTGCGCGCGGTGCTGATCGACAAGACCCAGGACGCGGAGTTCACTCCCGCCCACGAACCGGCGGTGTACCGGGAAGTTCTCCGGTGA
- the glcB gene encoding malate synthase G, whose protein sequence is MTQTEPKDTTERIEVAGLQVAKVLHDFLANEVLPTVGVNADEFWNGFAEIVKEFTPRNKELLARRDELQAKLDEHFKANPGQPDPAEHEAFLREIGYLVDTPEEGEIRTRGIDDEIATTAGPQLVVPILNARFALNAANARWGSLYDALYGTNAISEEDGAEKGKGYNPVRGKKVIAWGRDFLDKAVPLDGASHAEVDRYSITDGYLAAHVGDREYRLQDKAAYRGFSGFLEDPSSILLRNNGLHIEIQIDPTTPVGKDDAAGIKDIVLEAAISTIMDFEDSVAAVDGEDKTLGYRNWYGLNTGELKEEVAKGDRVITRTLNRDRNFIGRNGTDIRLHGRSLLFVRNVGHLMQNPAILVEGEEIFEGLMDAVVTTVCAIPGLDVRNQLRNSRTGSIYIVKPKQHGPDEVAFTNDLFARVEDLLGLPRYTLKVGVMDEERRTSVNLDACIMNVADRLAFINTGFLDRTGDEIHTSMQAGAMVRKADMQKAPWKQSYEDSNVDAGLARGLSGKSQIGKGMWAMTELMGEMLEAKIGQPREGANTAWVPSPTGAVLHATHYHEVDVFAVQDELKKKGRRDTFHGLLTVPVAPSTGWSEEEKKEELDNNCQSILGYVVRWVEQGVGCSKVPDIHDTALMEDRATLRISSQLLCNWLVHGVVTEEEIVESLERMAAVVDRQNESDPAYLPMAVDFDYSIAFQAAKDLILKGTESPSGYTEPILHAKRREFKDRQGIK, encoded by the coding sequence ATGACTCAGACCGAGCCGAAGGACACCACCGAGCGTATCGAGGTCGCCGGACTTCAGGTTGCCAAGGTCCTGCACGACTTCCTCGCCAATGAGGTCCTCCCGACCGTGGGCGTCAACGCCGACGAGTTCTGGAACGGTTTCGCCGAGATCGTCAAGGAGTTCACTCCCCGCAACAAGGAGCTGCTCGCACGCCGCGACGAGCTGCAGGCAAAGCTCGACGAGCACTTCAAGGCCAACCCGGGCCAGCCTGACCCCGCCGAGCACGAGGCATTCCTCCGCGAGATCGGCTACCTCGTCGACACCCCGGAGGAGGGCGAGATCCGCACCCGCGGCATCGACGACGAGATCGCCACCACCGCGGGCCCGCAGCTGGTCGTCCCCATCCTCAACGCCCGCTTCGCGCTGAACGCCGCGAACGCCCGCTGGGGCTCCCTGTACGACGCCCTCTACGGCACCAACGCCATCTCCGAGGAGGACGGCGCCGAGAAGGGCAAGGGATACAACCCTGTCCGCGGCAAGAAGGTCATCGCCTGGGGCCGGGACTTCCTGGACAAGGCGGTCCCGCTCGACGGCGCCTCCCATGCCGAAGTCGACCGTTACTCCATCACCGACGGCTACCTCGCCGCCCATGTGGGCGACCGCGAGTACCGCCTGCAGGATAAGGCCGCCTACCGCGGCTTCTCCGGCTTCCTGGAGGACCCGTCCTCCATCCTGCTGCGCAACAACGGCCTCCACATCGAGATCCAGATCGACCCGACCACCCCGGTGGGCAAGGACGACGCGGCCGGTATCAAGGACATCGTCCTCGAGGCCGCGATCTCCACCATCATGGACTTCGAGGATTCCGTCGCGGCCGTCGACGGCGAGGACAAGACCCTCGGTTACCGCAACTGGTACGGTCTCAACACCGGCGAGCTGAAGGAGGAGGTCGCCAAGGGCGACCGGGTCATCACCCGCACCCTCAACCGCGACCGCAACTTCATCGGCCGCAACGGCACCGACATCCGCCTCCACGGCCGTTCCCTGCTCTTCGTCCGCAACGTCGGCCACCTGATGCAGAATCCGGCCATCCTGGTCGAGGGCGAGGAGATCTTCGAGGGCCTCATGGACGCGGTCGTCACCACCGTCTGTGCCATCCCGGGACTGGACGTCCGTAACCAGCTGCGCAACTCCCGCACGGGTTCCATCTACATCGTCAAGCCGAAGCAGCACGGCCCGGACGAGGTCGCCTTCACCAATGACCTGTTCGCCCGCGTCGAGGACCTGCTGGGGCTGCCCCGCTACACCCTCAAGGTCGGCGTCATGGACGAGGAGCGCCGCACCTCCGTCAACCTGGACGCCTGCATCATGAACGTCGCCGACCGTCTGGCGTTCATCAACACCGGCTTCCTCGACCGCACCGGCGACGAGATCCACACCTCCATGCAGGCCGGCGCCATGGTGCGCAAGGCTGACATGCAGAAGGCGCCGTGGAAGCAGTCCTACGAGGACTCCAACGTCGACGCCGGCCTGGCCCGCGGCCTGTCGGGCAAGTCCCAGATCGGCAAGGGCATGTGGGCCATGACCGAGCTGATGGGCGAGATGCTCGAGGCCAAGATCGGCCAGCCGCGCGAGGGCGCGAACACGGCCTGGGTCCCCTCCCCGACCGGTGCCGTCCTGCACGCGACCCACTACCACGAGGTCGACGTCTTCGCCGTCCAGGACGAGCTGAAGAAGAAGGGCCGCCGCGACACCTTCCACGGCCTGCTGACCGTCCCGGTCGCCCCCTCCACCGGCTGGTCGGAGGAGGAGAAGAAGGAGGAGCTGGACAACAACTGCCAGTCCATCCTGGGCTACGTCGTCCGCTGGGTCGAGCAGGGCGTCGGCTGCTCCAAGGTCCCGGACATCCACGACACCGCCCTCATGGAGGACCGCGCCACCCTGCGTATCTCCTCCCAGCTGCTGTGCAACTGGCTGGTCCACGGCGTCGTCACCGAGGAAGAGATCGTCGAGTCCCTCGAGCGCATGGCAGCCGTCGTCGACCGCCAGAACGAGAGCGACCCGGCGTACCTGCCGATGGCCGTCGACTTCGACTACTCCATCGCCTTCCAGGCGGCCAAGGACCTGATCCTCAAGGGCACCGAGTCCCCGTCCGGATACACCGAGCCGATCCTGCACGCCAAGCGCCGCGAGTTCAAGGATCGTCAGGGCATCAAGTAG
- the ppk2 gene encoding polyphosphate kinase 2, with protein sequence MRSMGKKGKGDTEKHVTPEKLNKKAYEKELKRLQAELVDMQQWVVETGARVVIIMEGRDAAGKGSAIKRITQYLNPRSARIEALPAPSSREQGQWYFQRYVEKLPTAGEIVIFDRSWYNRAGVERVMGFCTSQEYRRFLHQAPIFERLLVEDGILLRKYWFSVSDEEQVARFRSRLDDPLRRWKLSPMDLQSITRWEDYSRAKDEMFIHTDIPSAPWYTVESEDKKRSRINVINHLLSTIPYEKIDRPLPEIPERPSSDNGYERPPRAEFRYVPDVAAKLVGGRPATAKKSPKKSGGK encoded by the coding sequence CTGAGAAGCATGGGCAAAAAGGGCAAGGGCGACACGGAAAAGCACGTCACGCCGGAAAAGCTGAATAAGAAGGCCTACGAGAAGGAACTCAAACGCCTTCAGGCTGAGCTGGTGGACATGCAGCAGTGGGTCGTGGAGACCGGTGCCCGCGTCGTCATCATCATGGAGGGCCGCGACGCGGCGGGCAAGGGCTCCGCCATCAAGCGGATCACCCAGTACCTCAACCCCCGCAGCGCGCGTATCGAGGCCCTGCCCGCCCCGAGCTCCCGCGAACAGGGGCAGTGGTACTTCCAGCGTTACGTGGAAAAGCTGCCCACCGCCGGCGAGATCGTCATCTTCGACCGCTCCTGGTACAACCGCGCCGGCGTGGAACGGGTGATGGGTTTCTGCACCTCGCAGGAGTACCGCCGTTTCCTGCACCAGGCCCCGATCTTCGAGCGTCTGCTGGTGGAGGACGGCATCCTGCTGCGCAAGTACTGGTTCTCCGTCTCCGACGAGGAGCAGGTCGCGCGGTTCCGCTCCCGCCTGGATGACCCGCTGCGCCGATGGAAGCTCTCCCCGATGGACCTGCAGTCGATCACCCGCTGGGAGGACTACTCGCGGGCGAAGGACGAGATGTTCATCCACACCGACATTCCCTCGGCACCCTGGTACACGGTGGAGAGCGAGGACAAGAAGCGTTCGCGCATCAACGTCATCAACCACCTGCTCTCGACCATCCCCTACGAGAAGATCGACCGGCCGCTGCCGGAGATCCCCGAGCGCCCCTCCTCCGACAACGGCTACGAGCGACCGCCCCGCGCCGAGTTCCGGTACGTCCCCGACGTCGCGGCCAAGCTGGTCGGAGGCCGCCCCGCCACGGCGAAGAAGTCCCCGAAGAAGAGCGGCGGGAAGTAG
- a CDS encoding PucR family transcriptional regulator: MDGLLLSWLYRQQELGLERVLGADPCFSVVQPSELVDTAEFVQTGSVILTVGVALPSGGDEVEAYVRRLTAAGAVAIGFGTGLRFNEVPAALVEAVQRVGIALFVVPREVPFTAILSTVEDERARRRMRERQRLLDFQEVLNDIAVQRGMGDLVDTTARHLGAAMLIVDNDRRVVAASDEEDSRATLLRAVDRELDRGGRSSAAQLNGSHVIIHRMNGEGERYHLLAAASPEPFSTEDRSVIKHCAGLADIILQRPESLRRANRELNTLALSLLLGADEGEQVMGSIFSPAADSTGRVRPVVIHADDVQQLQRALTLLDRRLSQLGRHMFVLGLGKTASLVIFRGSRSVPEIRELFGAGANLVRLVSGAPVPWQDLTMRMVKELSDVAVTLQPGGHAGPESRTFRWLGDPAVQGALDMRYKETFMRLVDHDAQLGTDLTRTLVQYLREGSRVAATSQALGVHRHTVRGRIEAIGRICEVDLGDPQVCAELLVLALARGEV, from the coding sequence ATGGACGGGCTACTTCTCAGCTGGCTGTACCGGCAGCAGGAACTCGGGCTCGAGCGGGTGCTCGGCGCAGACCCCTGTTTCTCGGTGGTGCAGCCCAGCGAACTCGTGGACACGGCGGAGTTCGTTCAGACCGGTTCGGTGATTCTCACGGTGGGCGTGGCTCTGCCTTCTGGCGGGGACGAGGTGGAGGCCTACGTCCGGAGGTTGACGGCGGCCGGTGCGGTGGCCATCGGTTTCGGCACCGGGCTCCGGTTCAACGAGGTTCCGGCGGCCCTGGTGGAAGCCGTGCAACGAGTCGGTATCGCCCTGTTCGTGGTTCCCCGCGAGGTCCCCTTCACGGCGATTCTCTCCACCGTCGAGGATGAGCGGGCACGCCGGCGGATGCGGGAGCGGCAACGGCTCCTCGATTTCCAGGAGGTCCTCAACGACATCGCCGTACAGCGCGGAATGGGGGACCTGGTGGATACAACGGCGAGGCACCTGGGGGCGGCGATGCTCATCGTGGACAACGACCGGCGGGTTGTCGCCGCCTCGGATGAGGAGGATTCCCGGGCTACGCTGCTCCGCGCCGTGGACCGTGAGCTGGACCGGGGAGGGAGGAGCTCCGCGGCCCAGCTCAACGGCAGCCACGTCATCATCCACCGCATGAACGGGGAGGGGGAACGGTACCACCTGTTGGCGGCAGCCTCACCCGAGCCCTTCAGCACCGAGGACCGGAGCGTGATCAAGCACTGCGCAGGACTGGCCGACATCATCCTCCAACGACCGGAATCGCTCCGGCGGGCCAACCGGGAACTGAACACCCTGGCACTGTCGCTCCTTCTCGGTGCCGACGAGGGCGAACAGGTGATGGGGAGCATTTTCTCACCTGCCGCGGACTCAACAGGAAGGGTGCGGCCGGTGGTCATCCACGCTGATGACGTCCAGCAACTGCAGCGGGCGCTGACCCTGCTCGATCGCAGACTGTCTCAGCTAGGGCGGCACATGTTTGTCCTGGGCCTGGGCAAGACTGCGTCGTTGGTGATCTTCCGGGGTTCCCGTTCCGTGCCGGAGATCAGGGAATTGTTCGGAGCGGGTGCGAACCTGGTGCGCCTGGTGTCCGGCGCCCCGGTCCCCTGGCAGGACCTGACCATGAGAATGGTGAAGGAGCTCTCCGATGTCGCGGTGACCCTGCAGCCCGGCGGCCACGCAGGTCCGGAGTCCCGCACGTTCCGGTGGTTGGGCGACCCGGCGGTCCAGGGGGCCCTGGACATGCGCTACAAGGAGACCTTCATGCGGTTGGTCGACCACGATGCGCAGCTCGGCACCGACCTGACCCGGACACTGGTGCAGTATCTGCGGGAGGGGAGCAGAGTGGCCGCGACGTCACAGGCCCTCGGCGTGCACCGGCACACGGTACGTGGCCGGATTGAGGCGATCGGGCGCATATGCGAAGTCGACCTCGGCGATCCGCAGGTATGCGCGGAACTGCTCGTGCTGGCGCTGGCCCGGGGAGAGGTCTGA
- a CDS encoding putative quinol monooxygenase: protein MILINVRFRPLPEYVETFRREVEEFTAATRAEEGCIFFDWSRNTDDPSEYILIEAFRDGAAEAHVNSPHFKAATEMFPRILSETPQIINTLIEGKTEWDRMAEFQVG from the coding sequence ATGATTCTCATCAACGTCCGATTCCGCCCCCTGCCCGAGTACGTCGAAACCTTCCGCCGGGAGGTCGAGGAGTTCACCGCCGCCACCCGCGCGGAGGAGGGCTGCATCTTCTTCGACTGGTCGCGCAACACCGACGACCCGTCCGAGTACATCCTCATCGAGGCCTTCCGGGACGGCGCCGCCGAGGCGCACGTGAACTCGCCGCACTTCAAGGCAGCCACAGAGATGTTCCCGCGGATTCTGTCGGAGACGCCGCAGATCATCAACACCCTCATCGAGGGGAAGACGGAGTGGGACCGCATGGCCGAGTTCCAGGTCGGCTGA
- a CDS encoding Cof-type HAD-IIB family hydrolase, translating to MEFRLIALDMDGTLLDAAGRVPDSFWEVLAEARSRGIAVAPASGRQLATLRSMFTGDRDPGTFIAENGTCVFHGEKVVSTTLLGESTVRSVIAAADAAGLDLVVCTPDVAYHLPTVSDATMTELQKYYVSREQVRDLREVAGTDVIKLAVYTSGNAEELAYPPLREAAPEANVVVSGANWVDIMAATAGKGRAMAALAEEMGVGKHEILAFGDYLNDYELLQAAGTAYAMENAHPDIKAIAHHIAPPNTEAGVVTVLRDLLGM from the coding sequence ATGGAGTTTCGCCTCATCGCCCTGGACATGGACGGCACGCTTCTCGACGCCGCCGGCCGCGTCCCCGACTCCTTCTGGGAGGTCCTCGCGGAAGCCCGCTCCCGCGGCATCGCCGTCGCCCCCGCCTCCGGCCGTCAGCTGGCGACGCTGCGCTCGATGTTCACCGGCGACCGCGACCCGGGCACCTTCATCGCAGAGAACGGCACGTGCGTCTTCCACGGGGAAAAAGTCGTGTCCACCACTCTCCTGGGGGAATCGACCGTCCGTTCCGTCATCGCCGCCGCGGACGCGGCCGGCCTCGACCTGGTGGTCTGCACGCCCGACGTGGCCTACCACCTGCCCACCGTCTCCGATGCGACCATGACTGAGCTGCAGAAATACTACGTCTCCCGGGAACAGGTTCGGGATCTGCGGGAGGTCGCGGGAACGGACGTGATCAAACTGGCCGTCTACACCAGCGGGAATGCCGAGGAACTCGCCTACCCGCCCCTGCGTGAGGCGGCGCCGGAGGCCAACGTCGTGGTGTCGGGCGCCAACTGGGTCGACATCATGGCGGCCACGGCCGGCAAGGGCCGGGCGATGGCCGCGCTCGCGGAGGAGATGGGTGTCGGCAAGCACGAGATCCTCGCCTTCGGCGACTACCTCAACGACTACGAGCTGCTCCAGGCCGCGGGCACGGCGTACGCCATGGAGAACGCGCACCCGGACATCAAGGCCATCGCGCACCACATCGCCCCGCCGAACACGGAGGCCGGCGTGGTGACCGTCCTGCGCGACCTGCTGGGTATGTGA
- a CDS encoding DUF6882 domain-containing protein, with product MDLPSPTSLADLRTDGALLQADVDATWHSTMDTVTGVEFTGDTARVHRRAGTRDLPATEVARIVDGRWEWSRRYDRDIPELHSPQPASDELIDAARTLHGNVPVLLAPSADGTRVLAVDFRPVPGPARSALTLGLAGLDPLLDARRALLAFAAARGLGVRTDAGNVSFSDGTTVAFDGDLPVDVSGGMTLDDVRADAHYFAAEHQLLLAGTFPGLQLRLDIGRGRALLSDRLEATALPVATVTGDIWTWAWADPNLPPSPAANLRRFGMDNGIIDFVRPRIPRERAQRLGLVDAVKPILGLWTHAFTALNQETTGVVLLDAPALRLPGPAAPTTRAAVAATLQAPLDPALDQVRARSAYAQRRGITGELPGTPPVRGRE from the coding sequence ATGGATCTCCCCTCCCCCACGTCCCTCGCCGACCTGCGCACCGACGGCGCCCTCCTCCAGGCCGACGTCGACGCCACCTGGCACAGCACGATGGACACCGTGACCGGAGTGGAGTTCACCGGGGACACCGCACGCGTCCACCGCCGCGCCGGCACCCGGGACCTGCCGGCGACCGAGGTGGCCCGGATCGTCGACGGCCGGTGGGAGTGGAGTCGGCGCTACGACCGGGATATCCCCGAGCTGCACTCCCCCCAGCCCGCCTCCGACGAACTCATCGACGCCGCCCGGACCCTGCACGGGAACGTGCCCGTCCTCCTGGCGCCTTCCGCTGACGGGACACGGGTCCTCGCCGTGGATTTCCGCCCCGTGCCCGGCCCCGCCCGCAGCGCGCTCACGCTGGGCCTGGCCGGCCTGGACCCGCTTCTCGACGCCCGCCGCGCCCTCCTCGCCTTCGCCGCCGCCCGCGGTCTAGGTGTCCGGACAGATGCAGGCAACGTCAGTTTCTCGGACGGCACGACGGTCGCTTTCGACGGGGATCTGCCGGTCGACGTGTCCGGCGGAATGACCCTCGACGACGTGCGCGCCGACGCCCACTACTTCGCCGCCGAACACCAGCTCCTGCTCGCAGGCACCTTTCCCGGCCTGCAGCTCCGCCTGGACATCGGCCGGGGGCGCGCTCTGCTCAGCGATCGCCTGGAGGCCACCGCGCTGCCCGTCGCCACGGTCACGGGGGACATATGGACGTGGGCGTGGGCCGACCCGAATCTTCCGCCCTCCCCGGCGGCGAACCTGCGCCGGTTCGGCATGGACAACGGCATCATCGACTTCGTCCGCCCCCGCATTCCGCGGGAGCGGGCGCAGCGGCTGGGGCTGGTGGATGCCGTCAAGCCGATTCTCGGCCTGTGGACCCACGCCTTCACCGCACTGAACCAGGAGACCACCGGCGTCGTGCTTCTCGACGCCCCCGCACTCCGCCTCCCCGGCCCCGCCGCCCCCACCACGCGCGCCGCGGTGGCGGCGACCCTGCAGGCACCCCTCGACCCAGCGTTGGACCAGGTTCGCGCCCGGTCCGCTTATGCGCAGCGGCGTGGGATCACCGGAGAACTTCCCGGTACACCGCCGGTTCGTGGGCGGGAGTGA